A region of the Candoia aspera isolate rCanAsp1 chromosome 15, rCanAsp1.hap2, whole genome shotgun sequence genome:
aaagctttattaacaCTTTAGTAATACGACGGAGAAGGACGCGCTTTGTGAAGATCCGGACGGAGGAAGCCGGGAATGTTCTCAGCTTGCTCGTTTTCGCGGGTAAAGGAGAAGGTCTGAGGTACAGACCAATGGGAAGCTCTCGTTAGAAGGCGCGCTGCTCCGGGAGCCGGTCACGTGCGCGGGTGAACCAACGAGGGTCGTGCTTCCTTAGCAACCCGAGGGAGGGGCGGGCCCTAGCTCGAGATATTGGTCGCGATTGGTCGTAAGGGGTTACGCCTGTTCTACCCGCAGTCCAATTAGGACGGGGCGggccaagggaaaaaaagggaacatGATGGATATGGACCAATAGAAAAGCGAGGGGGAGCAGTCCTTGGTCTGCGGGCCAATAAGGAGCTTGGGCGGGACCTTGCGTTTGTTTTTCCCGCGAAATGCCCTCGTGTTTATCTAGGGCCGGAAGTGCCGGCGGCAGTCGCAGCTGCTTCACTTACATGGCAGCGGCCCTGGGAATTTGCTCGTCTCCCCGCTGCCTCTTTCCCGCCTCCGTTTCCCCGCCCCTGACccgtttcttttcccttttccaggCCGCCAAAAGACCGAAGAATGGCAGCTGCTCCCCGCGATCTCCCCCGCTCAGCCCGCAACAGGTGGAACGCATCCGCAAAAACAAAGAGGCGGCGCTGCAGAGGCTTGCGACCCGCACCGCCCGCTACATTCCTGCGGAGCTCGGGCAGAGCTGGAGGGTCTCGCTGGCCGGAGAGTTCTCCAAGCCCTATTTTGCTCAGGTGGGCAAGAAGCCAGGATTTTCCTCTTTAACCCGTGAAAGactcttttttgtgggggggggcctCCCCCTCTTCTGGCTTCAAGGTCTTAGTCCAGCTAATGAAGGACTAGGGTTGCTTGCTAATTTTTGAGCCTGTGTTGGGATGAAATTTTGTCTGTTCTCGCTGATGTAAGGTTAGACAAGTGCTTCCTGCTCAGCAGTTCATTCTCAGGGTTACCGCACCACCGTGTTAGGtatttccttaaagcagctggCTGATAGGCCTTTTTTAAGTTGTTGAACATTATTAAGACCCGGCTCAGATACAAAGAGACAACTGCCGGAGAATGACACGGTATTTCATCTCCTGGAAACCGAATCCTGTCATCCCTGGCCGGCAGAGTTTGTGATGAGTTTTGGACACCATCAGGTGGCAACGTCTGCATAGATGCATGCTGTGGAATGTCGTATCTCCTTAGTTTGCTGTGCCCCTTAGCTGAGGTCTaagcaaatgattttttttctctttaatagcTAATGACGTTCGTTGCTGAGGAACGCAAGCACTATACAGTTTATCCACCCCAGCATCAGGTCTTCACTTGGACCCAGCTGTGTGATATCCATGACGTGAGTTGACTTGTTACAATTAACCTTGACAGAGCCTGCATTTATTGCCTTGTTCCTTTAGGAGTGGGTAGCACTACCTTTCTTTTGGCCTTTATGGTCTCCCTTAGATattagctgagttcacacaacacattaagccattaGGTGATTTGTTCAGTAATTTGTGATTAAGCAAGCCCTGGATTCATGCAGTGCCTGAATCCAGGTACTTTACGATTCATAACGCCTATCACCCTGATGGGTCCCTGAATTCTGCGTAATACcacttttgctgcttttctggaaTGCAACTAAGAAAGAGAGTAGAAGCATTAATCTAGACAAAATTATTTGAGAGCAGGAATAACTAATGCTGAGCGTTTGAATGttttctgcttttgcttttaGGTAAAAGTTGTCATTTTGGGTCAAGATCCATATCATGGGCCCGGCCAAGCCCACGGGCTCTGCTTCAGCGTCCAGAGGCCAGTTCCACCTCCACCCAGGCAAGGCTCAGCTTTGGTCATGTAGTTCTATTAGGTTCAAGAGTGCTGTGTTATTTTAGCCTTCTTTGGAAGAGTTAATAGTGAGTTGATTGCTGAGTCTGTATTGTGTGAAAATATTGTGCTTTTAAGACTTGGGAAgaaaaaacctgtttttttttatagCCTGGAAAATATTTACAGAGAGCTTGCTACAGATATAGAAGGCTTTTCTCATCCTGGCCATGGAGACTTGACTGGATGGGCTAAACAAGGTGACTCAGAACCGTTCTTTTATCTTGAAGCAATCttttcccagttgctgtcgtGTGTTTGGTTATCCTGTCTTCATGCTTCAGCTGCTAGAGTTACCCAGCCTTTGTGGCCATTCTGAAAATTGAAGGCCACATATTTGGAGAGCATCCAGGCTGGTTTAgtttgtggggtgggggttgtCTCCTAAATACGTTTTCTATTTCTCTGATACTAACCTCACAATCATGTTTCTAATCAAGCAGCACAAATAATCAACTGTAATCTTTCAAAGCGAGGCTTATAGCAAAACCTGTAATAGCGAAAAAATGATTGCAGTTAATAACTCAAGAGACTGTGAAAAGCTGTGCTTCCCCATTAACTGGGAGAGGAGATGGTTCTAGGCCCACCGTCCTGGTCCCATCATCTTTGACCGCATGTTGTGTCCTTGATGGGCATATCGAGTGATGTTGATTATCCAGCCTTGGCGAGAGCAAAAGTTAACTTTATTGGGAGGTCTTCAGCATCCCAGCTAACGGCATCCCATTTTCTTTACAATTCAGGTGTGCTGCTGCTTAATGCTGTTCTCACGGTCCGAGCTCATCAAGCCAATTCCCACAGAGAGAGGGGCTGGGAGCAATTCACGGACGCTGTGGTCTCCTGGCTGAACGAGAACCTAGATGGCCTGGTTTTCATGCTCTGGGGAGCCTATGCTCAGAGGAAAGGCAGCTCTATCGACAGGGTACGTATGACTGCCTGGAAGTTG
Encoded here:
- the UNG gene encoding uracil-DNA glycosylase isoform X1 gives rise to the protein MAAALGICSSPRCLFPASVSPPLTRFFSLFQAAKRPKNGSCSPRSPPLSPQQVERIRKNKEAALQRLATRTARYIPAELGQSWRVSLAGEFSKPYFAQLMTFVAEERKHYTVYPPQHQVFTWTQLCDIHDVKVVILGQDPYHGPGQAHGLCFSVQRPVPPPPSLENIYRELATDIEGFSHPGHGDLTGWAKQGVLLLNAVLTVRAHQANSHRERGWEQFTDAVVSWLNENLDGLVFMLWGAYAQRKGSSIDRKRHHILQTAHPSPFSVHRGFFGCKHFSKTNEFLKESGKRLVDWRAL
- the UNG gene encoding uracil-DNA glycosylase isoform X2; the encoded protein is MIGQKSLFSFFTAAPGTKRSRSPESAEAAEAAKRPKNGSCSPRSPPLSPQQVERIRKNKEAALQRLATRTARYIPAELGQSWRVSLAGEFSKPYFAQLMTFVAEERKHYTVYPPQHQVFTWTQLCDIHDVKVVILGQDPYHGPGQAHGLCFSVQRPVPPPPSLENIYRELATDIEGFSHPGHGDLTGWAKQGVLLLNAVLTVRAHQANSHRERGWEQFTDAVVSWLNENLDGLVFMLWGAYAQRKGSSIDRKRHHILQTAHPSPFSVHRGFFGCKHFSKTNEFLKESGKRLVDWRAL